CCTCTTGAGATTTCCAGTGGTTACGTCCTCATCCTCCTGGAAGACCGGGGTGACATTGAGGAGTCAGAGTTGGAAGTACAGCGTGAGACGATTCACAATGAACTCCTTTCCGAGCGTCAAAACGCTGCCGTCAGGGAATGGATGGATCACCTGAAGGAAAATTCAAAGATTGAGGACAACCGGAAGTATTACTTCTAGTTCACCACTAGGCCACAGAGATCACAGAGAATATGGATTTGATATCAACAACTTTAAGATCACTCATTTTCGATTTCCCTCTCCAACGTACTTTGAGCATTGTTTTATTTTTCTAAAACTATATATCATCTTTCTCTCTGTTCTCCGTGGGTTGTGGCTTAATAAAAGAACTGCCGGATGTCGTATACGGGTACCGCTACGCCCTTGGGGACGACCTTCGTTACGGCTGTCTTGAACTCTATGGCCATTCTTCGGGTCTCCTGCCGCGAGGGTAACGGTACTCCTCTCTCCTCCAGAGCCAAATGGTACTCCCGGCTGTTTCCGTAGAGCTCTGAGATGTAAACCAGGTCGTGGCTCGAAAGGGGAATACTTTCAATCAACCGGACGGAATCAGCGAGGTGTTTTGAGTGAAAAGCCAGCCCCCCGGCTCCCGCAAGGAATATCAATCCGAGATTGACTCCACCGGCTTTAATCCTCTCTGCCAGTACGATCACATCGCTTACCAATTGAGGCTTCTTCAGCAAGTCAAGCAGCTCGCTGTTGCCCGACTCGACTCCCAAATAGAGTCTCTTCAACCGCAACTCTTTGAGATCCGAAAAATCACGGGCTGACTTCTTGATCCCCGTAAACACGTCGATGAAGGAATAGATGCTTTTGAATTGGGGGAGTAAATCGTTAACCGATCCCAGAATGGGCAGAAGCCTGGACTGCGGTATGACCAGTGCGTTCGCGTCCGCGAGAAAAACGGTCTTTCGCAGCATCAATCCCGCTCCAAAAAAGCGTTTCACCTGCCCGATGTGTTCTTCTATCTCATCCAACGGCTTGATCCGGAAGCGGCGGTCGCTGTAGAAGGTGCAAAAAACGCACTGGTCATAGTTGCACCCTTCCGTTATCTGCAAAACCAGCGACATGTACTGATCGGGGGGGAGAACCGAAACAGGCAGATATATCCCCGAAAACGCCTCCCCGCTCTTTTCGAGGGACGGCATGTCCATACGCAGAATTTTTTGAACATACCCGTTCAACTCCCCGGGCAGCCGAGGTTGTACGAAGAGGAGCAGAGATCTGGCTCGGTCAATCAATCCACCGGCAGATTTCAGGGAAACGTGTTCAACGGTGCGGAAAGTCTGTCCGTTCCCACTCTTCCGTGACTTCGCGAAAAAACGGTTGTCCAGAGTACGTCGATAGTTGACCTGATCCACATACATCCCCATGAGACGGCCTTCCAGATCGAATGTCCAAAGATTCCCCGAACCAAAATCAAAGAGGTTGAAGCAATTGCTTTTCAGGGTAACCAGGACTTCTCGGTGAGATTCTGATGGAATCCTCCATGTTTTCGCTTTTGGTCTTCCGGTCATTTATCGCCGCTAAGTTACAACCGATGTCAAAATGTTGAAAGAGACTGGAATGTCCCGATTGTCCTCACTACATTTCGGTGACATAACCTTTTTTCAGGGAGATTTCGAGAACTGAGAGCAGTTATCCTGGTCAAACCCGATTCAGTCGAGAACGATCCCCTCACTGAATCAGACCTCCCGGTGCCGGAACCGGAAGTTGAAGAGGTAAGGATCCGCGTCCACGTTTGCGGTGTCTGTCGAACGGATCTCCATATTGTTGAAGGCGATCTCGAAATCCCCACTCTTCCCGTGACCCCCGGCCATCAGGTTGTGGGTACCGTGGAGGCCGTTGGGAAAAGAGTGGACAGGGTGAAAACGGGCGATCGGGTGGGACTTCCGTGGATGAGTTCCACGTGCGGAAAGTGCGACTTCTGCAGAAGCGGCAGGGAAAATCTCTGCCATGGAGCCGAATTCACGGGACTTCATCGCAATGGAGGTTACGCAGAAAGAATTGTGGCTCCCCAGCAATTCGTCTATCCGCTCCCCGAAGGCTTTACAGATTATCAAGTGGCTCCCCTTCTGTGTGCCGGCATCATCGGACTGCGCACATTCAAACAGAGCAAGATTGAGCCCGGTCAGCGATTGGGCCTGTACGGTTTTGGAGCATCTGCCCACGTGACGATCCAGGTTGCCAGGTACTTGGGGTGCGACCCGTATGTTTTCACTCGCGGGAAGGATCACCAGAAACACGCTGTTGAATTAGGCGCAGTGTGGACAGGGACTGCCCAGGACGATCCGGGGGTCGAGATGGATGCAAGTCTGGTGTTCGCCCCCATCGGATCATTGATGATAGAAGCCCTCAGACTGGTCCGCAAAGGGGGAACTGTCGTCTCGGCAGGCATTCACATGACTCCGATCCCGGAATTCCCATACAGGCTTCTCTACGGCGAAAAAACTATGACCTCGGCCGCGAATGCCACGTACGCCGATGGGGCGGAACTGCTCAAGCTGGCTGCTGAGATTCCTATTCAAACGGAAGTTAAGGTCTACGGACTGGCAGATGCCAACACCGCGCTCAAGGATCTGAAAGACAGTCGCTTCCGCGGCGCGGCCGTGTTAAATGTGGCAGAGGAAACTGGCTAGTTAGGACTGGGTACCGGGGACAAAATAGATATCAGTGGGTTTGAGTTGAGACAGGCGACGGAATTTGGCGATAACCGGCATTCCAATCCAGTCCAGGTTGATCTCTTCCGGATCCACTCCCAGCAATCTGGTGAGAAGAAGTGTGTCCACTCCATCAAACTCCACCAGTATCAGAATAAACGGTGTTTCCGGTAAGAATTCCTCTGACCCAAAATAACAGACGGTGACGGCATGAATCTTCCCTTCTGCCGGTAGCTCAACCCATTCCGTCTCCTGGCCCGTATACATATCATTCCCTCTCGGCAGGGCGTACGTGTATCCCGTTTTCACGTCCCTGTTCCCCAGCAGATGCCCGTTGGCAAGTCCGGCAAACCACGGCGAGTCCTGGCCATAGGAATGTATGTAATCGATATGGTAGGGTTGTTTTATCGTGATTGGGGCCATGAACCTCAAGGCCTCCAGAGCTTTGTCATCAAGGGTGGTGGGAAAGGGGACGTTGAACACCGTTGTGCCCATATCTGTTTCCACAACTCTTGCTTTGATTGTTCCTTTTCCACTCATGTTTATCTCT
The Candidatus Neomarinimicrobiota bacterium genome window above contains:
- a CDS encoding zinc-dependent alcohol dehydrogenase family protein yields the protein MVKPDSVENDPLTESDLPVPEPEVEEVRIRVHVCGVCRTDLHIVEGDLEIPTLPVTPGHQVVGTVEAVGKRVDRVKTGDRVGLPWMSSTCGKCDFCRSGRENLCHGAEFTGLHRNGGYAERIVAPQQFVYPLPEGFTDYQVAPLLCAGIIGLRTFKQSKIEPGQRLGLYGFGASAHVTIQVARYLGCDPYVFTRGKDHQKHAVELGAVWTGTAQDDPGVEMDASLVFAPIGSLMIEALRLVRKGGTVVSAGIHMTPIPEFPYRLLYGEKTMTSAANATYADGAELLKLAAEIPIQTEVKVYGLADANTALKDLKDSRFRGAAVLNVAEETG
- a CDS encoding Zn-ribbon domain-containing OB-fold protein, which gives rise to MSGKGTIKARVVETDMGTTVFNVPFPTTLDDKALEALRFMAPITIKQPYHIDYIHSYGQDSPWFAGLANGHLLGNRDVKTGYTYALPRGNDMYTGQETEWVELPAEGKIHAVTVCYFGSEEFLPETPFILILVEFDGVDTLLLTRLLGVDPEEINLDWIGMPVIAKFRRLSQLKPTDIYFVPGTQS
- a CDS encoding radical SAM protein codes for the protein MTGRPKAKTWRIPSESHREVLVTLKSNCFNLFDFGSGNLWTFDLEGRLMGMYVDQVNYRRTLDNRFFAKSRKSGNGQTFRTVEHVSLKSAGGLIDRARSLLLFVQPRLPGELNGYVQKILRMDMPSLEKSGEAFSGIYLPVSVLPPDQYMSLVLQITEGCNYDQCVFCTFYSDRRFRIKPLDEIEEHIGQVKRFFGAGLMLRKTVFLADANALVIPQSRLLPILGSVNDLLPQFKSIYSFIDVFTGIKKSARDFSDLKELRLKRLYLGVESGNSELLDLLKKPQLVSDVIVLAERIKAGGVNLGLIFLAGAGGLAFHSKHLADSVRLIESIPLSSHDLVYISELYGNSREYHLALEERGVPLPSRQETRRMAIEFKTAVTKVVPKGVAVPVYDIRQFFY